In Phragmites australis chromosome 18, lpPhrAust1.1, whole genome shotgun sequence, the genomic window TCATCGTCGTTGTCGGTGCGAAGGATGCGAAGCTTTTGACCgctctccacctccgcctccgcttGGATCGCCATGATCCGCAAGAAGCCAGCCTCAATCAGCACCTTAGAGCCACCCTCGTCTAGCTAGCCCACACTAATGATGTTGTTTTTCAACCATGGGATGAAGTAGACGTCGGAGAGCGCCTTGTGCTCTCCATTCTTCCTAGCGAACAAGATGGTGCCACAACCACGGATGTTGACCACCAAGCCATCTCTGAAACGGACAAAGTCCACCACACCTTGACGTATTGTTCGCAATAGTAACAGATCGAGCTTCACGAAGACATAGTAGCGACCCGTCATGTGGTGGGTGGAGTGACATAATAGCGACCCTCTAGGTGGATACGGCAAGGTAGCTACCATACTGTTGATTCCACGTCATGTGGTGGCACGGTGACCACCTTGGTGCCTTTAGCCTTCCAATCACTTCCTCTAGCGTGAGCGAGGTTGGTGACAAGGCCGAAGGGACGATCCTCCACCGCCTTTAACCTTTCAGCCACTTCCTCCAGCGTGAGCGAGGTTGGTGACGAGGCTGGAGAGACAATCCACCACCGCCACGAAACGAAAATACCTTGAATTCCTTCCGTAGTTGTTAGGACGAGGCCTTGGATACGTTATTTTCGTCGACGTGAATCAACGTGATGGTATCCCAAGCCCGCTTGGCGCTTGTTTTGACAGTGAGCATGTCGATCATCTCCTGAGGCATGGCTCAGAGGATGGCCTCCAGCACCATGCAGTCTTCCTAGAAATCCGCATCGCCAAACCCCACTACATCCCAGAGGCCACGAGCTTGCAGCATGATCTTCATGAGCAGATTCCAATCGGCGTAGTTGCTCCGTGTGAGGATCGAGTACGACGCACTGCCAACCTCAACCACATCGTAACCACCGACGTTTCGGTGTCACAATCGTCGTAGCGGCGACGAAGGGAGCGTCGATGGTTGAAGCGCTACCCGAGACTTAGAGCCTCACCACTCGTAGGAGCCAACATCGCCAGGATTGATCAACCCTGGCTCTAGTCAAACATACCCGCACTTGGTCAAATGACCATAAATGTTCCCTCCTAGCACAGATCTGTGCGTCCAGTGCCGGCACATATGCCATGCCATGTGACAACtcaaggcccacatgcatcatGCACCCTATGCCCGCACCTCTGGCCCGCACAAGCCTGTGTAACCGCGAGGGTCgcctctgataccaattgttggaatCGATACCGCGAGAGGTAGGTTGTAAGAACACACACGCTAAGCACACACTGGATATAGGAGTTTTCTTACTACCAATAGTTTCTAATGTTTATTCAAACACCCAAAAGCCCATAGCTGCTAACAGCTTCTAACGGATAACATCGGATGAAGCACATTCGGTGCTTCCATCCGACGAAACACATTCGGTGTTTTTCTTGCTGCCAGCAACTTCTGATGTTTATTCCAACATTCAAAAGCCTATAGCTGCTGACAATCTCTAACGCGTGAAGCTCATCCAAAGCTTCCACCTGGGTGAAGCTCATTGCCTGAGCTCACGCACTAAGCTAGGGGGTGCTGCCCAATATATAGGCAAAGCAACCAGCACTGTTGTTGCAGTGCGTCGGTTTGCTATAATAACCGACATATTGTTCCTACAATACCCGATATACTTCTGCTACAGTAGCCATCGTATTGTTGCAATCAGTGCCGACCTACTGTTTACACAAGGATTATTCTAATAGCTGGGGCTCTATATATACAGAGCAGCCGCACCCTTTTGAAATCAAGCCAAAAGAATTATTCTAGTATCTCATAATATTCTAAGTCGCTCTCATCTATAGCCTAATCTCTCATCCTTAGCAACTGACGTCGTCCGGCTATCCTCCCGGCGGATGTTTACCCCCGTTATGATCTAGGAACATAACAGAAACATAGAGGAGAAGACAATGTGctatcagaagaaaaaaaaaactgcaaacATTTAATCCCCATGGCCCCACCTGCAATTTACGGTTCTTCATAATATAGCTTATGATGGGATCAGCAAGTGTGTGAACTTAATTTAACCTTCACTAATCACTATGACTCTAGGAGTTCGAGTTTGAGCAGTACACTTCACAGCATCATCAAGCAAGACCAGCACCATATTTGAAGTTCCAATCATCTTACTAAACTACCACTCAAAAAACTCCCTTTAAGCATTGTACAGGGAGGCCGTGGATTTTGGATGAACTGCAAACATCACTTAGGCATGCTATAGGTGTAAAAATGTCACATTGTCTGCGAACCATTTGACATGGAAACGATACAATGGCTCATCAAACAATACTAACAACGTGCTGATGTCCCTAAAGTAACGTGGGAACTGCTCATATGAAGAACAGAACAGAACCTTTACTCTTTAGGTTATCGCAATCAAATTCATTCATGAATGAAGCCATATATACACTGCCTAAGCGCGTAGCGCTAGGCGGTTATAAAGTCGTAGAAACTACCGTAACCTCGCCACAAATGCATAAAATGCACAGATGAGCCAATCAACTCTCGCAGAAACAAAGATCGCATCAATCAGGTGCAAGGAACGCACCTTGAAGTGGACCCTGAGATCCCTGCCCATGGCCTTGGCCGCTGCACGCACAACACCAGACAACCCATCAAAGCCATAAATCGGCAAACCGAAACCGAACCATTGCAGAAACTAAGTGGGGGCGGGATCTTACACTTGGTAGGGTTGGCCGGCTCCCGCGAGTACTTCACCTGCAGTGCAACAGCGAAATGTTAGACCAGCGGGGCAGAGAACATATCGGAGGCGGAGAGAGAGCTGGGTCTgaccatggcggcggcggtcggagTGCGGCGGGGGAGGAGGGCTGCCTTCGCACGAACACTCCGCACTGAGGAAGCtagctggcggcggcggtggcctaAGAGAAGGGAAACCCTAGCGCTGAGCCGCTCTTGATGGGCCGAAGTATGAGCTGCTTTAGATGGGCCGATAAGTGGACCCACTGCGGCCCAATTGGCTTAGATAGGCCCATGCGTGAGACATGGAACTTTTTTGGAGACCTAAACCatagcctcctcctcctctactgTCTACGTCGCAGaattttttcaaaacttttcatgactattttaatagtgttttgaTTTTTAAGAGTATTGAAAAGgcgatattttttaattttaaacctgTTGTCTATTCCTAAGAGTTTagatttacaatttttcaaaataaacacatgtatttacaatttttgtaTATATAAAAGTTTGGGCCGGGCTTTTATCTTCTTAACATTTGCCTAGAGAAGCCTGGCTCGAGAAAATCAAAAAGATTGGGGCACGTTCGATGAAAATGCGTCGCTTAAGAGTTGAAACTTCAAATTTTGACGCAAGTTAATTTGGATTCGTTGCAAGTAACGAGTGTCTGTTTCTCTATTGGTGTTGCTGTGTTCTATAACCAAGCTTGGATTGAGGAACTAATTAAAGTTCACGAGAGAATGTCAAAAGCCTAAACAAAGTAATAAGATCAACCAATTTGTTGGGACAGAGGGTACATAATCTACATTACGGCACCCAACTATGATATGCATGACCGCATTAGACACGAACACAAATTCTAGTAACTCTTGCGGATGCATGTCTTGTTAAAACTGTTTATTTGCGTTGAGATTTATGCTGAAAGAGTATGTGCAAAAGAAAATTTATAACATAGATAAGAGAATCAACGAATATATAACTATATAAATATCATACGAAAGATATGTATGACCATAGATAAGTCGTAGTAAGGAGATGTGGAGTTGCATCCACTACATGGTTTTTCGTTAGGCCGTCGGTATCAAATGCTTTTATGATCAAGTCCGGACTTGACGATCAATACTCATTGATCAAAAGATAGTGACTGTGACTAGCACAGTACCACACACGATCCTATAATGTACTTGCGTTTTGCTTATTTAGTGAGAAAAAAATGGTACGCAATGATACCTTTGGTGGTACTAGCATGAATGGTGTTGCCCAATTTTGGGCCCAAAGAAAATGAGAATTACAACACATGTTTAATCTCGGTGGTGACTGGCAGGAATTTTAAatttgttttacattttttttcaccatcgaaaagatcaaaatttgtgaatatttgttgaaattttggtcaattttcGTCATCTATTACGTGGGTCTCACATGTTAATAAAAAATTCCAAATTTAGATATTTCATTTCTCtctaaaatttgtgaaatttgtgaaattttaataaaattttaatccctaatTACATGGTAAGTTGGTATGAAACATTCTCCACTTGGACTCCGTCTATACAAGGATCTTTTCTCTTGGACTTCTTGGCCATTTGGCACTTGGTGGGCCCAATATTTCTTGCATTTTTTTAGCCGATGGACCCTAGAAGCAAACTGCCAGTAACCGCTGACAATTGACATGGAAATTTTTGGAGATCTAAaatatagcatcctctacatcgcataattttttttagaatttttcataaatatttcgatattgttttgaattttaagagcattgaatgtaatatttttatttttaaacttgtTTTCCGTTGCTAGGAGtgtatatttgtaatttttcaaaataaacgtatatatttataatattttatataaaaataaaaaaagtttggGCCAGGTTTTTATCTTCTTAACCTTTGATTAGAGAAGCCTGCTTCGAGAAAATCAAACAAATTGGGGGCTCATTCGATGAAAATGCATCAATTAAGGGTTCAAACTTCCAAATTTGTCGCAAGAGTTTATTTGGATTCGTTGCAAGTAACGAGTTTCTGTTTCTCTACTGATGTTGCTGTATTCTATAACCAAGCTTGCATTGACAAACTAACTAAAGTTCACAAATCAGAGAGAATGTCAAAGCCTAAACAAAGTAATAAGATCaaccttttaaaaaaattgagacAAAGACTTTTTCTTTATAAAATTGTGTTTGAGACAAGGACTTGATGGTTGGAGAGAGGGTATATAATCCACATTAAAATGGAGAAAATGGCACCCAACTATGATACACATAACCGTATTGGACATGAACACAAAAATTCTATTAGCCGTTAGGGACGCATATCTTAtcagaaataaaatatttatttatattgagacTCGTACTCAAatatgagataaaaaaaatattataaaatatgtaAGAGAATCAACACATGAACGAGTATAGGTACATCGTGACTGTGTAAGGATGCGAAATTGCATTTCTAATATCGTTTTTCAGTAGGCAGTCGGTATCAAATGCCTTTATGATCAAACCCGGACTTGACGATCAAGACTCATTAATGAAAAGACAGTGACTGCGACTAGCACTAGTACCACACACGATCCTATAGTATACTTGCGTTTTGCTTATTTAGTGAGAAAAAATGGTACGCAATGGTACTTTGGGTGGTACTAGCATGAATGGTGTTGCCCAATTTTGGGGCCAAAAAAATTGAGAATTACAACAAATGCTTAATCTCTGTTTTTTTCTCTATGAAACACTTGTTTGATCCTGGCTATTGTTCTTGGTTTATGGCCAAGCAAGccgaaaataaaatttattaatCTACTTTTAGAGTTTAGGGGTAAGGATATTTCGCGACGGATCAAGTTGATCTGAACATACTTTTCTTGGCCTTCTAGGCCATTTGACACATGGTGGACCCAATATTCTGGCATTTTTTGAGCCAGTGGGCCCAAGAAGCAAGCTGTCGAACCCCAGACCGAGTCACCGTTGACAATTgactttgtaaaaaaaattatacaatgGCCATTGACCAGGGTTCACCGGGGCCGTCGCTGAGCCGTGGATTAGGAAATCGACGGCTCAGAATGCTAACTATGAAAACCACAGGAACAATTGCTTGAAACAAATTGCCTTGGCCATGTCTGTTCAGCACACAGAGCAAAACCGATCAAGTTTACCAAAGGAAGCAGCTATAGATTACCAAGCACAGGCTCTTGCAAGTTCGAAAAAGACGGTACAAAATTCTTGCATCGGCGAGAGCAAAATGGTCTAAATGTAGACATTTTTAGCGCTTGTACTTCGGAAAATTTTGTCGCATAAAGTAGCGGGACAATTTCTAAGAAAATATCTCAAGAACGGAAAGGTTTATTCTAAATTTTCACAGGATAGGTAGCATCGGGTGTATTCTAAATTTCTAAGCCCACAAGTCTGCATGCTCCAAATCCTATGAAGTTGCTATGAGATTTCCACATCCTACAAACCTGTTCTGCAGCCTGCAGCCGTCGACATCTGCTCGTGGAACCTAGCTTCATACGAATCTACTAGAGTACTTATCTGTCGAACTTGTTCAGCAACCGCCTACGTCTAAACGTCAACTAGCTAAAAGTTTATatgttataataaaaatataaatattacatatgataacattaaatataaatttaagatatagaAATGTGAATATATTATGAGAGTACCGCTAAATGAATACGTTAGAAGCGATATCGCAGTTTGATTTCATATATAATCTAAAACATTAGGAAGTGATTATCCACTAAATtctctactatttttttatttatttttattagtaaaataaatattatatccGTAGCCGATAACGAGACAGAAAATCAACCGAAATATGATGAACGGTAAAAatgaataaatttttaatttttaatttttttattaaatataaaaaagtagagaaaataATCCATAAAataactcatattttatataggaCCGATAAacccaatttttttaaaaaaataggccGTATGATTCATTCATCTGTACGACTTTGTCCAATAGATATGACAAGTGCCAGTGCGTTCATTTGACACGGTCTTAAGCATCCAATTTgatctttgtttttttagaagGTAAGTACAAATTGTGCTAAGATAGTTAAATAAATTGGCGTTTCAATCGCTGCGAGGACCAAGAAAGACTGCTCCTTTTGTTCCCACGAAGGCTGCAACCATGGCGAGCGCGTCGTCCTCGTCGCCACCGGCGGCGACGGACGCTGGGCAGGAGAGGGTCATGGCCGCCGCGAAGCACATCGTGAAGAGCATGGCTGTGTCCAAGAACGCCGCCGACGACATGATTCGCTTCTTGGCTACCTACAACTCCCGCCTGCTCCCCCTCTCGTCTCCAGAGGACGGCGAGGAGGCGTCTGGCCGCGGctatgacgaggaggaggaggaactgaTCGCCTCCGCGGTGGATGTCATCCGCAGGTGCaactcgtcgtcgtcgtcgtcgtccggcATGACCGACTACTTGTACGCCGTCGACGACGCCATCGCAGCGGCGCCTCACTCtgcccgcgccgccgctgccgtgcaCGCCGCCATGCCGCgcctggaggaggaggtgcgCTCCTTGCTCTGCTCCTCTTTGCGGCGCCTCTCTCTGCCGTCGGACGACGTCGACGACTCGACGCCGTACGCGTCGCCGCGCCACGGCGCGCTCTCCCCGCAAGCTGCCGCATCCATCCGCGGCTTCGCGAACCGCATGTTGCATGCTGGGTACGGCCCGGAGCTAGCGCAGGTCTACGTCGCTGTCCGCCGCAACGCGCTCGCGGAGTCCGTGGCGCACCTCGGCGTCGAGACCGTCGCTATCGAGGAGGTGCTCAAGATGGAGTGGCCGGTCCTCGACCAGATGATGCGGCGGTGGAGCCACGCCGTCAGGGTCGTGGTCAGGACCCTCCTGGCCGGCGAGCTCTGGCTCTGCGACGAAGTCTTCGAGTCGGACGAGGAGCTCGGCCACGAGTGCTTCGCCGACGTCGCCAGGGGCTGCGTCCTGCAGCTGCTCGGCTTCGCGGACGCGGTCGCCATGTCAGCGCGCGCCGTCGAGAAACTTTTCCGCACGCTCGGCATGTACGAGGCGCTCACCGACGTCCAGCAAGAACTGAAAGCCCTCTTCGCCGGAGGCGCCGCGCGCGAGTTCATCGCGGGCGAGGTATCGAGCGCCGTTGCGCTGCTGGGCTCCACCGTGTGTCACACCATCGAGGAGTTCAGCCACGCCATCCACGGAGAGGCGTCACGGAGGCCCGTGAACGGTGGAGAGATCCACCCCATGGCCCGCTACGTGCTCAACTACTGTGGCCTCCTCGCCGACTGCCGCAGCACTCTGGACACGAttctcggcgacggcggcctcgATGACACCGTCGAAGCCTCCACTGACGGCGCCGCAGCCCCGACGCCGTCCGCGCGCTGCATGCGCGAGCTGCTCACGCTCCTCCTGCGCAAGATCGATGACAAGTCCCGACTGTACGACGACGCCGGGCTGCAGAACATCTTCCTCATGAACAACCTCTACTACGTGGTGCAGAAGGTGATGGAGTCCCCTCCGCTCCGCGAGCTCCTCGGCGACGACTGGCTCCGCCGGCACCGCGGCCAGATCCGGCAGTACGAGGCCGGCTACCTCCGCGCGTCCTGGATCGCCGTTCTATCCCTACTTCGCGACGACGGCGGGCCGGCGAACACGTCGGCGGCGCAGAAGGCGCTCAGGGACAAGGCGAGGAGCTTCAACGCCGCGTTCGAGGAGCTGTACCGGACCCAGACGGCTTGGAAGGTGTCCCACCCCCAGCTCCGGGAGGAGCTGCGCATCGCCGTGTCGGAGCGGGTCATCCCGGCGTACCGGCCGTTCCTCGGCCGGGCGAGCCGTCTCCCGGCGAGGCACGTCAAGTACAGCCTCGAGGATCTCGAGAACTACATGCTGGATTTCTTCGAAGGCGTGCAGAAGTTCGTCAGGTGATCACCAGAAGAGAGAGGATCATCCGTCAGGATCAGGTCATGCGTGCATTGTGATCCTTGCATAGTTTCTTTTTGATTCCATAGCTGTTGATTCTTCCTCTCTTGTAGGTTTCTTGTGTTTCATATTCACATAAATCAAGCCACAGCTCACATATGTAAATATACGCTAAGGAGTGTATATATCGTACTTTCTCTTTGATCTTCGAGTGTCAAATTATTCAGTGAGCAGTCATGGCCAGCATGAGGAGCAATCGCCCTTACCTCCACGCGCAATCGAATTGATAGCTTTGGCACTAGCAAAAATGGCTTCACTTGTGTTGTGCCTCTGTTCTTTAGTGATGCTTGTGTGCTCAACAATGTCGACCTTCTTAGCACCGCTCTGCCCTTCAGACGCAAAGGGATAGGTGACCCCTTAAGAGGAGTAAATTGAGAgtaaattaggatatttagaatttatttgactctaaaaattatataagataaaattatatttatttctatctaaatatactttaaatttatctagtaagtctactctaccaatcaaaatgcttgtaatctatctaaaaagataaattaaaaaatataaatacgaaaatataaataagttagagcgattaaactcggcacaagagatttttatctcatggtatcgatagcatgaatgacaccttaatccacgttggagctctataAAAAATATGCACCCGGTCGGTATCCAGTCACGGCTCTTAAGCCACAAGTTACAAAGACAGGTCTTCACCTGGAtcagccaccaagccaccaagacaagatctcaccactagtgTCTCTTTCGGTTTCTTGCtattgtgatcacttcggagcttgagccactaagggtaagggtcttcgcatccttgtacacgcttctcgtcgccgctctacaccaagtcggggggtcaacaagcttatcgaagtcaccaagacttcaatgtgtcgacgtaccacttggtacaaagttagatcactcattgatccactctctaggtagcaaccaCGTAGCAACACTCTCTTTAGACATATAAGTACTAAtaactcactaatcttgtgcttaatcgctttggataatcacattaagcattttgatggtttggatgtcttcttaggtgtgtatgagcttcctctagactccagcagcatgtcacatttttaaatgactaagtggaaggggtatttatagcctcaaacccgtgcactagctattaacccaacggctcagaaaagttgttaacaccggatgatctggtgaaaataatagtagtaacactggattatccggtgagtacactctcataatTAGTcgttggaacctcactcaagGCTCTGTGAATAttagacactccggtgtatatttcatctccatcactgaactatctggtgagttatcatgaaccatccgagccaactgcatcctctctgtgtaaGTTTCTCGGGTGTTAGCATCCGGtgctcatcacttcatcaccggactatccgatgccttAAACTTTGTTATGCCTCTTTGTACTATTTATTATTCGGTGTAGTCTTGCTTCATCACTGAGCCTTTCGgagtgttgatcttcgatcttccacggcTGTAACCTTCTTTGGTGGAAATTCTCCGATATGTATCTTCCTCtaatcaccgaactatccggtgggttgtttcattctgccttctggacaaaaatactctgatgttgtcatgctttgatcaccggactatctggtgaggtttAGCCTTAATTCTCCAGCACGACACCCTTCTTTGGAAGAATTACTCCGGTAAGCACATTTGctaatcaccagaccttccggtaaGGTCTTCAGACCTCTATCCCCTTTTGTCAAATATGTttcgatgagttcaacacctaaagcaccagactatccggtgaggcaaatcttcatgggacttctccaattcaattcaattttgTCCCAGCTACGATGACTTCTTTAGGTATTACATCCATAAGActtattaatatatattcttgataaacatattagtcttatTGCTATGTTactattaatcactaaaattataattataatctaATAGGATAATTTTCACTACAGCATCAAAGAATTAGGTCCTGAGAGTCCTTGAGGTTTTACAATTCAGAAGCGTAACAGGGTTCGCAGACCTTGCTGGGCGTCAGTATGAGCTCAGGCAGTGGCGGAGGCAGATGAAACAAGTAGAGGctgctcttctcttcctcctcctccatctcatctccctctttttccacttcttctcctgtaagagagagagagagagtcttgAGGGGCTCCTAATATCCACTCCTGAGCTCAGGTTTCGTTTGGTTCAATGGCAGAGAATGTTCTAGAGAAAATGCAGAGTATCAGCAGCTACTAATGTCCATTGTCAAAGACGGTGACATGATATGGCAGATGCTGTGAACTCATCGGATTTCGAAGCTAGTTGTTACCTTGATATCTTCTGATTCCATATCCAAGCAGTGCTAAAACGGCAAGACATGACCAACGCTTTAGAGAGCCTTCCAgcgaacttttttatttttattatataccCGTGCGTTATAACGAGAGCAAAAATATTTCAcaaattaatataattgatTGGGTAAAGTAATGCACACCACACAATCAACCAGTAGGCACATCTTCTTGCTAGATGTTTTTAGTTATGAACCAGAAAATGAGGTCATTTACATATATGACTTATGCATTTCTAAGAGAACAAGCAAGCCTAGCCAGCTATGCTTTACTTTCCATACTGAGGTATTTCTCTACTACTACATGTATTAGCGCACTTACCACTTTAGTCTGCAAGATATTGTGTCAAGATGCTAATCCATCATTACACACAGGAACAAGTAGTACCGAAAGTGCATCATACAAAATTAGTACCTTATCAATGCGAATAGCCAAATGTTTGTGCCTTGCaatggaaataaaaaaattatggccAATGATTTCCATGTTCGTACATGCTTGCTGTTCGAACATCTCCATGGCTAGACGACGGCAAAAACAGCACCTGCATAACTTGGCAGTCATATATCTTAAGCTAAGGCATGGGTCACTAAATCAGTAAGAGTGACGGAAAGACATAAGAAATGAAGATTTAGGAGAGAGACAACTTTGGCAAGTGTGACAATATTTCAGAGGGAAAAAACATCAGGAGCCCTAGAACGCAATAATCATTAAGTCTTGAAAATGGCAATAATGGGCAAGCCTAATACTAGAAAAATGTCTAATAAGATGTACTACAAAGAAATATTGGCAAGTGAGATGtgtaaaatattataaataGAGTTTAATTACAATTAGAGGAACATCGTTCTTCATGTCAACACAGTGAAATTAAATGGACTAAATACATATAATCCAAAATCTAATAATATAGTAAGAGAATACACTAATGCTTAGAAGGAGACAAATTGAAAGGCATTCCAATTAAGAAGTGGATGTTATCTCATCGTACTATATTAACTCATATCTGAAAGCAATTCCTAACATAAGCTTTATCCAGCTAGTCATTATTTAAATGTTTCACATCGCTATGCAAATATGATATTTTCAATTAAGAAGTGGACCTTATCTCTTCTTGCCATGCACCATGAAATGgtaaatattttcatgaaaaCCAAAGTGTGAGTATAATATGCCGCTAAAGAAGACATGAACTGGATTGGTATCTTTTCAGTGTGTATTTTGTCTTAGCCATGCTCATATCCATTTGAAGTCCGAATTGACATACATGTGCACACATGCATGAGACAAATTAGCAATTTAAGGTAAATCATACTCCCTCTGTTCGGTTTTACAGGCGTATTTTGTTTGGGCACTTGAACCAATAAGTTGGTTAAACTGACTAAATTTCCCTCATTTATTCTCTTAAGTACTCGTTAGTTTTGTCCTCTTTTTCTGCATACTGACCTCATCCACCAATACGAatacatatgcatgcatgcaaaccaACACAAGATTGTCTCGCAAGTGTTGGGCATGGTGCCTATAAGATTgtctctttaaaaaaaaaccggTAGTAGGAGTAGTACAAGATTGTCAAATCATACTCAACTACTCAAGCAATTAATTACAGAATCTGATGTATTTTGGTACTACCTGATAGACAGGAGTAATAAAGTATCACCATCCTCAGTGACAGAAGTTCCTAAATTCTTGTGGCAAAAGTC contains:
- the LOC133899688 gene encoding exocyst complex component EXO70B1-like, coding for MASASSSSPPAATDAGQERVMAAAKHIVKSMAVSKNAADDMIRFLATYNSRLLPLSSPEDGEEASGRGYDEEEEELIASAVDVIRRCNSSSSSSSGMTDYLYAVDDAIAAAPHSARAAAAVHAAMPRLEEEVRSLLCSSLRRLSLPSDDVDDSTPYASPRHGALSPQAAASIRGFANRMLHAGYGPELAQVYVAVRRNALAESVAHLGVETVAIEEVLKMEWPVLDQMMRRWSHAVRVVVRTLLAGELWLCDEVFESDEELGHECFADVARGCVLQLLGFADAVAMSARAVEKLFRTLGMYEALTDVQQELKALFAGGAAREFIAGEVSSAVALLGSTVCHTIEEFSHAIHGEASRRPVNGGEIHPMARYVLNYCGLLADCRSTLDTILGDGGLDDTVEASTDGAAAPTPSARCMRELLTLLLRKIDDKSRLYDDAGLQNIFLMNNLYYVVQKVMESPPLRELLGDDWLRRHRGQIRQYEAGYLRASWIAVLSLLRDDGGPANTSAAQKALRDKARSFNAAFEELYRTQTAWKVSHPQLREELRIAVSERVIPAYRPFLGRASRLPARHVKYSLEDLENYMLDFFEGVQKFVR